A region from the Salicibibacter cibarius genome encodes:
- a CDS encoding nucleoside recognition domain-containing protein: MQTLKRGLKSGLDTTWTLAKIIFPITFAVTILSFTPALDWLAAQLAPFMSWIGLPGEAAIPLVLGNVLNLYAAIGSILTFDFTVKEVFILAVMLSFSHNLFVESAVAVKLGIRMSVVLAVRIGLAIVSAFLIHWIWQGGNEPAQYGFVSGTEPVEVSGWLDVLLEAASSAAMGVVTIAVFVFPIMMIVQVMKDFNMLDWFSNKMLPFTRMLGIQPNTSTTLASGIFFGLAFGAGVMIQEARENGVKKKDLYLVFIFLVACHGIVEDTLIFIPLGIPVLPLLIIRVVTAILLTMAIAYFWNRLEKQEANVDGRREYSSF; the protein is encoded by the coding sequence ATGCAAACGCTGAAAAGGGGTCTGAAATCAGGGCTGGATACGACCTGGACATTGGCGAAGATCATCTTTCCGATCACCTTTGCCGTGACTATTCTGTCGTTCACGCCGGCCCTGGATTGGCTTGCGGCGCAATTGGCGCCGTTTATGTCTTGGATAGGGTTGCCCGGGGAGGCGGCCATCCCGCTCGTCCTTGGGAATGTATTAAACTTATATGCAGCTATCGGCTCGATTTTAACGTTTGATTTTACGGTAAAAGAAGTATTTATTCTTGCCGTAATGCTTTCTTTTTCACACAATTTGTTTGTTGAATCGGCGGTTGCAGTCAAATTGGGAATACGCATGTCCGTCGTTTTGGCGGTACGCATCGGTCTTGCCATCGTATCTGCCTTTCTCATTCACTGGATCTGGCAAGGCGGGAACGAACCGGCACAATATGGCTTTGTCAGCGGCACGGAACCTGTTGAAGTCAGCGGGTGGTTGGATGTTCTTTTGGAAGCGGCATCGAGTGCTGCCATGGGTGTTGTGACAATCGCGGTCTTTGTGTTTCCAATTATGATGATCGTTCAGGTCATGAAAGACTTCAACATGTTGGATTGGTTTTCCAATAAGATGTTACCCTTTACCCGCATGCTCGGCATACAGCCCAACACATCGACGACGTTGGCATCCGGTATCTTTTTTGGGCTCGCTTTCGGAGCAGGGGTCATGATTCAAGAGGCAAGGGAAAACGGTGTGAAGAAAAAAGATTTATACCTCGTTTTTATCTTTTTGGTTGCCTGTCATGGTATCGTAGAAGACACACTCATTTTCATTCCGCTCGGGATTCCGGTATTGCCGCTGCTCATCATTCGGGTAGTGACCGCAATTTTGCTAACGATGGCGATCGCTTATTTCTGGAACCGTTTGGAAAAACAGGAGGCGAATGTTGATGGACGACGTGAATACAGTTCTTTTTGA
- a CDS encoding PspC domain-containing protein, protein MKRFVRSANSRIITGVCGGIGQYFNIDPVIIRIVAVISLFISLGITLLVYLLLTVLVPSEGDFRS, encoded by the coding sequence ATGAAACGTTTTGTACGATCCGCCAATAGCCGCATCATTACCGGCGTTTGTGGAGGCATTGGCCAATATTTTAATATTGATCCGGTCATTATTAGGATAGTGGCTGTGATCAGCCTTTTTATCAGCCTTGGGATCACGCTGCTTGTTTATTTGTTGCTCACCGTGTTGGTGCCAAGTGAAGGAGACTTTCGCTCATAA
- the hisB gene encoding imidazoleglycerol-phosphate dehydratase HisB codes for MSDERKATVKRQTGETNIELDVQLDGSGQADIQTPVPFLNHMLDLLARHGQMDIRVQASGDVEVDDHHTAEDIGICLGQAVKEALGDKQGIRRYGAVHIPMDDALAQVVIDLGNRPHLEFRGEIGAAKVGTFDTELVYEFLWKFAVEARMNLHVIVHYGRNTHHVIEAIFKALARALSEAAEIDPRVKGVPSTKGVL; via the coding sequence ATGAGTGACGAAAGAAAAGCAACGGTGAAACGGCAAACCGGGGAAACGAATATTGAACTCGACGTGCAGTTGGACGGTTCCGGCCAGGCGGATATTCAGACGCCGGTTCCGTTTTTAAATCACATGCTTGATCTCTTAGCCAGGCATGGACAGATGGACATACGCGTACAAGCAAGCGGCGACGTGGAAGTGGATGACCATCATACGGCGGAGGACATTGGGATTTGCCTGGGGCAGGCGGTTAAAGAAGCCCTTGGCGACAAGCAAGGCATCCGGAGGTATGGTGCCGTTCACATTCCCATGGATGATGCTCTTGCCCAAGTGGTCATTGACCTTGGCAATCGCCCCCATCTTGAGTTTCGCGGAGAGATTGGCGCTGCAAAAGTAGGAACGTTCGATACTGAGCTTGTATACGAATTTTTATGGAAATTTGCCGTTGAGGCTCGCATGAACTTGCACGTCATCGTGCATTACGGTCGGAATACGCACCACGTTATTGAAGCTATTTTTAAAGCGCTGGCTAGGGCTTTATCGGAAGCGGCGGAAATCGATCCGCGCGTAAAGGGGGTCCCCTCCACGAAAGGGGTTTTGTAG
- the hisH gene encoding imidazole glycerol phosphate synthase subunit HisH: MIAIVDYGMGNLYSVSKALERLDTPYVVTEKAQELASADGLILPGVGSFKDAMAILQEKKLDTIIKQLVGEGKPLLGICLGMQLLFSESVENGISQGLDLLPGKIRRFPGKTRAGIHYKVPHMGWNFLRYRQPTHIIVEGTEEGHVYFVHSYVVHADTAEVVVATADYDGEVPAVVGRNHIFGTQFHPEKSSTLGMQMLNNYVTYVKERQGQTSDSL; this comes from the coding sequence ATGATCGCAATCGTAGACTATGGGATGGGGAATTTATACAGCGTGAGCAAAGCGCTTGAGCGTTTGGACACGCCTTACGTCGTTACGGAAAAAGCGCAGGAATTGGCATCCGCGGATGGCTTGATTTTGCCCGGTGTCGGTTCTTTTAAAGATGCCATGGCCATTCTCCAAGAAAAAAAACTGGATACCATTATCAAACAATTGGTTGGGGAAGGAAAACCGTTGCTCGGCATTTGTCTCGGCATGCAGCTATTGTTTTCCGAAAGCGTAGAAAATGGGATCAGCCAAGGGCTTGACCTGTTACCCGGGAAGATACGCCGTTTTCCGGGGAAAACGAGGGCCGGTATTCACTATAAAGTGCCCCATATGGGATGGAATTTCCTTCGATATCGTCAACCTACCCATATCATCGTCGAAGGCACGGAAGAAGGACATGTTTATTTTGTGCATTCCTATGTCGTTCATGCCGATACGGCAGAGGTCGTCGTGGCAACGGCCGATTATGACGGGGAAGTGCCGGCGGTGGTTGGTCGGAATCATATTTTCGGCACCCAATTTCATCCGGAAAAAAGCAGTACACTCGGGATGCAAATGTTGAACAATTACGTGACTTACGTGAAAGAAAGGCAGGGACAGACGAGTGACAGCCTTTAA
- a CDS encoding acyltransferase yields MTRRTDRYHVSKNNSLWHIYQTVPFFKVVKNFIVIEIARITPFLSVKNWLYRTFLHMNVGAKTAFALKVTPDLMFPEKISVGSNCVIGFNTTLLTHEYLIDEYRLGDIQIGDNVMIGAQSLVLPGVTIGDGAVVSAMTLVHKDVPAGTFVGGNPMQVIREETQKEKET; encoded by the coding sequence ATGACCCGCCGGACCGATCGTTACCACGTTTCTAAAAACAATTCCCTTTGGCATATTTATCAAACGGTTCCTTTTTTTAAAGTTGTAAAAAATTTCATTGTCATCGAAATCGCCCGTATCACGCCTTTTCTAAGTGTGAAAAACTGGCTTTATCGAACGTTTTTGCACATGAATGTCGGAGCAAAAACCGCCTTTGCTTTGAAGGTGACGCCCGATTTGATGTTTCCGGAGAAGATATCGGTGGGCAGTAACTGTGTGATTGGCTTCAACACGACGCTGCTCACCCATGAATATTTAATTGATGAATATCGTCTCGGGGACATTCAAATCGGCGATAATGTCATGATCGGCGCCCAATCATTGGTCCTGCCCGGCGTGACGATCGGCGATGGGGCAGTCGTCTCGGCGATGACGCTCGTGCATAAAGACGTGCCTGCCGGAACTTTTGTTGGGGGGAACCCGATGCAGGTTATTCGGGAAGAAACACAAAAGGAGAAGGAGACTTAA
- a CDS encoding phage holin family protein, with translation MGCLFNIIINAVVLMVTGLIFTGFELENVWAALIAAVLLAIVNSIVRPILVVLTLPVTVLTLGIFLFIINAAMLMLIAWIMGGAFVIDGFGTAILAAVVMAILNAMINVVLKPARA, from the coding sequence ATGGGTTGCCTCTTTAACATTATCATCAATGCTGTTGTTTTAATGGTCACGGGATTAATCTTCACCGGTTTTGAATTGGAAAACGTTTGGGCAGCTTTGATTGCCGCTGTCCTGCTCGCGATTGTCAATTCGATTGTTCGTCCGATACTCGTTGTTTTGACCCTGCCTGTTACGGTGCTGACATTAGGTATTTTTCTCTTTATCATCAATGCTGCCATGCTTATGTTAATCGCGTGGATTATGGGCGGCGCGTTTGTCATTGATGGATTCGGAACAGCTATATTGGCAGCGGTCGTAATGGCTATTCTAAACGCGATGATTAATGTCGTTTTAAAACCGGCGAGAGCTTAA
- the hisD gene encoding histidinol dehydrogenase: MKIIQVDEHVSLRRDPDSGNEKTQATVDEIIAEVRKNGDEALRAYTKKLDGAALDSLFVSEAECAQAYEAMDTQTVEAIRKAIANIRDFHERQRSQSWMTTKENGTVLGQQITPLDAVGVYVPGGKAAYPSTILMDVIPAQVAHVGRIVMTSPPDESGRLHPAVLVAASELGVETILKAGGAQAIAALAYGTDSVQAVDKIVGPGNAFVALAKRAVFGQVDIDMIAGPSEIVILADDSARPDYIAADLLSQAEHEERATAIVVTPSEMLAEKVSAEVERQLKGLPRAAIAKEALDTFGAIYLTADLNEAVDVVNTLAPEHVEVLCSEPFQYLGKIKHAGAIFLGENSAESVGDYFAGPNHVLPTNGTARFSSPLTVDDFLKKSSIIHYSEDALTQNSEMIASLARVEGFEAHARAVEIRQKRGASKHE; encoded by the coding sequence ATGAAAATCATTCAAGTGGATGAACATGTCAGTTTACGCCGAGACCCTGACAGCGGCAATGAAAAAACACAGGCGACTGTGGACGAAATAATTGCGGAAGTTCGAAAAAATGGCGACGAAGCATTACGGGCGTACACGAAAAAATTGGACGGTGCGGCACTCGATTCCTTGTTTGTGAGCGAAGCGGAATGTGCACAAGCGTATGAAGCGATGGATACACAGACAGTAGAAGCGATTCGGAAGGCGATCGCCAACATTCGTGATTTCCATGAGCGACAACGGTCGCAATCTTGGATGACGACGAAGGAAAATGGCACTGTCCTTGGGCAGCAAATCACACCGTTGGATGCCGTCGGTGTTTATGTGCCGGGCGGCAAAGCTGCTTATCCTTCGACGATTTTGATGGATGTGATCCCTGCGCAAGTGGCACATGTCGGACGTATCGTGATGACATCTCCGCCGGATGAATCGGGACGTTTGCATCCGGCCGTTTTGGTAGCGGCTTCCGAGCTAGGTGTTGAAACAATCCTGAAAGCCGGTGGGGCACAGGCGATTGCAGCATTGGCTTATGGAACGGATTCCGTGCAAGCGGTGGATAAAATCGTCGGTCCGGGAAATGCATTCGTTGCATTAGCGAAACGGGCAGTGTTTGGCCAAGTGGATATAGATATGATCGCGGGTCCGAGTGAAATTGTCATTCTCGCTGATGATTCAGCCCGCCCGGACTATATAGCCGCTGACTTGCTGTCACAAGCCGAGCACGAAGAACGGGCGACGGCTATTGTCGTTACGCCTTCCGAAATGCTCGCGGAAAAAGTGTCTGCGGAAGTAGAGCGCCAATTGAAAGGGTTGCCGCGGGCAGCTATTGCCAAAGAAGCGCTTGACACTTTCGGCGCCATTTATTTGACTGCCGATCTTAACGAAGCGGTTGATGTTGTCAATACATTGGCTCCCGAGCATGTTGAGGTTCTCTGCAGCGAGCCGTTTCAATATCTTGGAAAAATCAAGCATGCAGGTGCTATCTTTCTCGGTGAAAACAGTGCGGAATCGGTCGGTGATTATTTTGCGGGGCCGAACCATGTGTTGCCGACGAACGGAACGGCTCGTTTCTCAAGTCCGTTAACGGTCGACGACTTCCTCAAAAAATCAAGCATCATTCATTATAGCGAGGATGCACTTACCCAAAACAGCGAAATGATTGCATCGCTAGCGCGTGTGGAAGGTTTTGAAGCCCACGCCCGGGCAGTGGAAATCCGTCAAAAAAGGGGGGCCTCCAAACATGAGTGA
- the hprK gene encoding HPr(Ser) kinase/phosphatase: MTKVTARDLIDRFSLELLSGEEGIYRLITTSDISRPGLEMAGFFTYYPRRRLQLLGRSELTFLEQLDTDVKLERLDKLCTANTPGVIISRGLEASAELLSISEKSGVPIMRANDTTTRISSQLTEFLEAQLAETTAVHGVLVDIYGIGVLLTGASGVGKSETALDLVRRGHRLVADDSVEISQQHGNTLMGRPPELIKHLLEIRGLGIIDVMTLFGAGAVRPFKRITLNVHLELWDEDKAYDRLGIDEDTMRIIETDIPKYTIPVRPGRNLAVIVEVAAMNFRLKRMGINAAQEFSDKLMGVIEDYDRDEF; encoded by the coding sequence ATGACTAAGGTCACGGCAAGAGATTTGATTGATCGTTTCTCACTGGAATTATTAAGCGGTGAAGAGGGGATTTACCGGCTGATTACTACGAGTGACATTTCTCGTCCCGGCTTGGAAATGGCAGGTTTTTTCACCTATTATCCGCGAAGAAGGTTACAGTTGTTGGGCCGCTCGGAGCTTACGTTTCTTGAACAGTTGGATACCGATGTGAAATTGGAACGTTTGGATAAATTATGTACGGCCAATACACCCGGCGTCATTATATCCAGAGGGCTGGAAGCATCGGCGGAATTGCTGAGTATCTCCGAAAAATCCGGCGTTCCGATCATGCGTGCCAATGATACGACGACACGAATCAGTAGCCAACTGACCGAATTTCTTGAAGCGCAGCTCGCGGAAACGACGGCGGTGCATGGCGTCCTTGTAGACATATACGGGATCGGTGTCTTGCTTACCGGGGCCAGTGGGGTTGGAAAAAGTGAAACGGCACTGGACTTAGTGCGGAGGGGGCACCGGCTTGTTGCCGATGATTCGGTGGAAATCAGTCAGCAGCACGGGAATACATTGATGGGGCGCCCTCCTGAACTGATTAAGCACCTGCTTGAAATTCGAGGGCTTGGCATCATTGATGTGATGACGTTATTCGGTGCCGGGGCGGTAAGGCCTTTTAAACGGATCACCCTTAACGTGCACCTTGAGCTTTGGGATGAAGATAAGGCTTACGATCGGTTAGGCATTGACGAAGATACGATGAGAATCATTGAAACGGATATCCCCAAATATACGATTCCGGTGCGCCCGGGGCGTAACTTGGCTGTTATTGTGGAGGTCGCTGCCATGAACTTTCGCTTGAAGCGCATGGGCATCAATGCAGCACAGGAATTTTCGGACAAATTGATGGGTGTGATCGAAGATTATGATCGAGATGAATTTTAA
- the hisG gene encoding ATP phosphoribosyltransferase has protein sequence MNKDWITFAMPKGRIFEEAADLLRNAGYPLQEDFSAGRKLIVEAPDAGMKFFLAKPMDVPTYVEHGVADIGVAGKDVLLEEQRDVYEVLDLHISACYLAVAGLPEQRKERVAPKIASKYPNIATQYFKAQGEQVEVIRLSGSIELAPLIGLAERIVDIVSTGKTLRENGLVELETIASVTSRLIVNPVSYRMKDKQIDDIVTRLSAVIKEGSSSS, from the coding sequence ATGAATAAGGATTGGATCACGTTTGCCATGCCTAAAGGCAGAATCTTTGAAGAGGCGGCTGACCTTCTCCGAAACGCCGGATACCCTTTGCAAGAGGACTTTTCGGCGGGCCGAAAGCTGATTGTGGAAGCCCCGGATGCCGGGATGAAATTTTTTCTGGCCAAGCCGATGGATGTGCCCACGTATGTGGAACACGGCGTTGCCGATATCGGCGTCGCGGGAAAAGACGTCTTGCTTGAAGAACAGCGGGATGTGTATGAAGTGCTCGATTTGCACATTAGCGCTTGTTACTTGGCGGTCGCCGGGCTTCCGGAGCAAAGGAAGGAGCGGGTGGCACCGAAAATTGCGAGCAAGTACCCGAACATCGCGACCCAATATTTTAAAGCGCAAGGGGAGCAAGTGGAAGTCATCAGGCTAAGCGGGTCGATTGAACTTGCCCCTTTAATTGGCCTAGCCGAGCGAATCGTCGATATCGTTTCCACCGGAAAAACGTTAAGGGAAAACGGGCTCGTCGAGCTGGAGACGATCGCATCCGTGACGTCCCGGTTAATTGTCAATCCGGTAAGTTATCGGATGAAAGATAAGCAAATCGACGATATCGTTACACGTTTATCGGCGGTCATTAAGGAGGGGAGCTCATCGTCATGA
- the lgt gene encoding prolipoprotein diacylglyceryl transferase, which produces MLFHAQPLDPVAFEIGGFPVQWYGILIVLGAAIGYVIAAREAKKHGYPDDLFADLLIWAVPIAIISARLYYVIFQFDYYAQNPAQIIAIWEGGLAIHGGLIGAVITGIVFAKRRGYSFWKLADIAAPSIILGQAIGRWGNFMNQEAYGGEVSRAFLENLMLPDWIIDQMFIEGAYHHPTFLYESIWNVLGFALLIFVLRRMNLRRGSIFLTYVIWYSFGRFFIEGMRTDSLMIGDLLQTAQIISVVLIAGAIIFMIYHRKTGIIESRYWDKDEKLMKKNRNKKKKK; this is translated from the coding sequence ATGCTTTTTCATGCACAGCCGCTGGATCCCGTAGCCTTTGAAATTGGAGGGTTTCCGGTCCAGTGGTATGGAATCTTAATCGTGCTGGGGGCGGCCATAGGCTATGTAATAGCAGCGAGGGAAGCAAAAAAACACGGCTATCCGGATGATTTATTTGCCGATTTGCTTATTTGGGCAGTCCCGATTGCGATTATCAGTGCCCGTCTTTATTATGTCATTTTTCAATTTGATTATTATGCGCAAAACCCGGCACAAATTATTGCCATTTGGGAAGGCGGTTTGGCCATTCACGGAGGATTAATCGGGGCCGTGATTACAGGCATTGTTTTTGCCAAACGGCGCGGGTATTCCTTTTGGAAACTGGCCGATATTGCCGCGCCCAGTATCATTCTCGGGCAAGCGATTGGCCGTTGGGGCAATTTCATGAACCAAGAAGCCTACGGGGGAGAGGTTTCCCGGGCATTTTTGGAAAACCTCATGTTGCCGGATTGGATTATTGATCAAATGTTTATTGAAGGCGCCTATCATCATCCGACCTTTTTGTACGAAAGCATTTGGAATGTGCTCGGCTTTGCATTATTGATCTTCGTTTTACGGCGAATGAATTTACGTCGCGGAAGCATTTTCTTGACGTATGTCATTTGGTACTCGTTCGGCCGCTTCTTTATCGAAGGAATGCGTACGGACAGCTTAATGATCGGAGACCTTTTGCAAACGGCACAAATTATTTCCGTCGTGCTTATCGCGGGTGCGATCATTTTTATGATTTATCATCGCAAGACAGGGATCATCGAATCGCGTTATTGGGACAAAGACGAGAAACTTATGAAAAAAAACCGAAATAAAAAGAAGAAAAAGTGA
- the hisF gene encoding imidazole glycerol phosphate synthase subunit HisF yields MLTKRLVPCLDVKEGRVVKGVQFVELRDAGDPVELAAYYDREGADELVFLDISASHEGRKTMVDVVREVAGTLAIPFTVGGGINSVDDMRHILRAGADKVSLNTAAVKNPDLIAEGADFFGSQCIVVAIDAKWDEGLQSWRVYTHGGRRETNLEVTDWAKEVVKKGAGEILLTSMDQDGAKTGYDLPLTRAVNEAVSVPVIASGGAGALQDFADVFLEAGADAALAASIFHYKETAVSEVKDALKKQGVNVR; encoded by the coding sequence ATGTTAACAAAACGGCTCGTTCCTTGTTTGGACGTAAAAGAAGGCCGGGTAGTCAAAGGCGTCCAATTTGTAGAGTTGAGAGACGCGGGAGATCCGGTAGAGCTTGCGGCTTATTACGATCGGGAAGGGGCGGATGAGCTCGTTTTCCTGGATATATCGGCGTCCCATGAAGGGCGGAAAACGATGGTGGATGTCGTTCGGGAAGTAGCCGGCACACTCGCGATTCCGTTTACGGTCGGCGGCGGCATTAACAGCGTTGATGATATGCGCCACATTCTGCGTGCCGGGGCGGATAAAGTATCGCTAAATACGGCGGCGGTGAAAAATCCGGACTTGATCGCGGAAGGGGCGGATTTTTTTGGCTCCCAATGCATCGTCGTCGCCATTGATGCCAAATGGGACGAGGGGTTGCAATCTTGGCGCGTCTATACCCACGGAGGACGGCGAGAGACGAATCTGGAAGTCACGGATTGGGCAAAAGAGGTCGTGAAAAAAGGCGCGGGAGAAATTTTACTCACGAGCATGGACCAAGATGGCGCAAAAACGGGATATGATTTGCCGCTTACACGCGCGGTAAACGAGGCCGTGAGCGTTCCGGTTATCGCTTCCGGAGGCGCGGGGGCGTTGCAAGATTTTGCCGATGTCTTTCTGGAAGCCGGTGCGGACGCGGCATTGGCGGCTTCCATTTTCCATTACAAGGAAACGGCTGTCTCGGAAGTTAAAGATGCGCTAAAGAAACAAGGGGTGAACGTACGGTGA
- the hisA gene encoding 1-(5-phosphoribosyl)-5-[(5-phosphoribosylamino)methylideneamino]imidazole-4-carboxamide isomerase has translation MTAFNLFPAIDIRNGKCVRLKQGDYNRETIYGDNPAQMAAGFVEDGATWVHVVDLDGARDKHPVNDEAIFRIVEETSARVQVGGGIRTERDVEHYLSRGVDRVILGSVAVQNPDFTAKMLAAYPGRIVIGLDARNGLVAVNGWLESSDVEAEVLAAEMAAAGADTFIFTDIEKDGMLTGPNVEASAALAKASGAHVIASGGVSELDDVRTLLRYQEEGVSGAIVGKALYTEALDLSEALKEVKRTC, from the coding sequence GTGACAGCCTTTAATTTATTTCCGGCCATCGACATTCGTAATGGTAAATGTGTGCGTTTAAAGCAAGGTGACTACAATCGGGAAACGATTTACGGAGACAATCCGGCACAGATGGCAGCGGGGTTTGTTGAAGATGGCGCGACTTGGGTGCATGTCGTTGATTTGGACGGTGCCCGCGATAAACATCCGGTCAATGATGAGGCCATTTTTCGTATTGTTGAAGAAACATCTGCTCGTGTTCAAGTGGGCGGAGGCATTCGCACGGAACGAGACGTGGAACATTACCTCTCCCGCGGGGTTGATCGGGTGATCCTTGGTTCGGTTGCAGTGCAAAATCCCGATTTCACGGCGAAAATGCTTGCGGCTTATCCGGGCAGAATCGTGATCGGCCTGGACGCAAGAAATGGCCTGGTGGCTGTGAACGGTTGGTTGGAGTCATCGGATGTGGAGGCAGAAGTGCTTGCCGCTGAAATGGCAGCTGCCGGAGCGGATACATTTATCTTTACCGACATCGAAAAGGATGGAATGCTTACAGGGCCCAACGTGGAAGCCAGTGCCGCCCTTGCAAAAGCGAGCGGCGCCCATGTTATCGCATCGGGCGGTGTAAGCGAGTTGGACGATGTGCGAACGTTGTTGCGTTACCAAGAGGAAGGCGTGAGCGGGGCGATTGTCGGCAAGGCGCTGTATACAGAAGCCCTTGATTTGTCCGAAGCGTTAAAAGAGGTGAAACGAACATGTTAA
- the ppaX gene encoding pyrophosphatase PpaX — MDDVNTVLFDLDGTLIDTNDLIIASFVHTLEHYYPGRFEREDILDFIGPSLADTFHNLDTDRAEEMMTMYREHNHARHDELVKEYTGVRETLEQLASASFRLGIVTTKRGETAWKGLNLMGINSFFKTVITLDDVENAKPHPEPLEKAMKALGATATETLMVGDNVHDIEGGKNAGTKTAAVAWSIKGVDAMRKHKPDVILDDMRDLLGILGVPGQ, encoded by the coding sequence ATGGACGACGTGAATACAGTTCTTTTTGACCTTGATGGAACGCTAATCGATACGAACGATTTGATTATAGCATCTTTTGTCCACACGCTCGAACACTATTATCCAGGTAGGTTTGAGCGGGAAGATATCCTTGATTTTATCGGACCGTCATTGGCCGATACGTTTCATAACCTGGACACAGACCGGGCAGAAGAAATGATGACGATGTATCGTGAACACAATCATGCCCGCCATGATGAATTAGTCAAAGAATACACAGGTGTCCGTGAAACCTTAGAACAATTGGCGTCTGCATCATTCCGATTAGGAATTGTGACGACGAAACGGGGGGAGACTGCTTGGAAAGGGTTGAATTTGATGGGGATAAACTCTTTTTTTAAGACGGTAATCACCCTCGATGATGTAGAGAATGCCAAACCCCACCCCGAACCGTTGGAGAAAGCAATGAAAGCGTTGGGGGCGACAGCGACAGAGACGCTTATGGTCGGCGATAATGTGCATGATATCGAAGGAGGGAAAAATGCGGGGACGAAAACCGCCGCGGTTGCCTGGTCGATAAAGGGCGTTGACGCGATGAGGAAACACAAGCCGGATGTGATTCTTGATGATATGCGCGACCTTCTCGGCATTTTGGGAGTGCCTGGGCAATGA
- a CDS encoding ATP phosphoribosyltransferase regulatory subunit codes for MPLMFEKPLGMIDTLPALYERAREVRRYMEQETKSWGYRPIQTPSLEYYETVGNASAIRDEQLFKLLDREGQTLVLRPDMTAPIARVISSSMKEEPLPLRLSYCNALYRAQQHEGGRRAEFDQFGVELVGDDSMYADGEMLALLTSNLRASGLSPFRLAVGHIKYMNALFEEIIGDSDIAEELRRYLYEKNFVGYRQRVDRLEIAEADKSRLHQLQSLRGGPEILDRAKTLAHSSKAHQAINDLEELWGILQDLGVQDVIQIDLNLVGQIDYYTGIVFEGYGGPLGFPLASGGRYDELLEKFGRPASATGFGIRLDRLLEALNHINEGYLQKRPTLILFNKDHQQEALQEANRRRNVGEAIVMQNIESVPDIDAFREKYAEILSLTGESERGKHDE; via the coding sequence ATGCCACTGATGTTTGAGAAACCGCTGGGAATGATTGATACGCTCCCCGCGCTGTATGAACGCGCGCGCGAGGTGCGAAGATATATGGAACAGGAAACTAAAAGCTGGGGATACCGCCCCATCCAAACGCCGTCATTGGAGTATTACGAAACGGTTGGGAATGCTTCGGCGATTCGTGACGAGCAATTGTTCAAACTCCTGGACCGAGAAGGGCAAACACTCGTCTTGCGGCCGGATATGACCGCGCCGATCGCTCGGGTCATAAGCTCAAGCATGAAAGAAGAACCCTTGCCGCTTCGCCTTTCCTACTGCAACGCTTTATACCGGGCTCAACAGCATGAGGGAGGCAGGCGGGCGGAATTTGACCAATTTGGCGTTGAACTTGTCGGAGACGATTCTATGTACGCCGATGGGGAAATGCTCGCCTTGTTAACGTCTAATCTACGCGCGTCCGGCCTGTCTCCGTTTCGTCTTGCTGTGGGGCACATCAAATATATGAATGCTCTCTTTGAGGAAATCATCGGGGATTCGGACATAGCAGAAGAGCTCCGACGTTACCTTTATGAAAAGAACTTCGTGGGCTACCGGCAACGCGTTGATCGTTTGGAGATTGCTGAGGCTGATAAAAGCCGTCTCCACCAACTGCAAAGCTTACGCGGCGGTCCGGAGATTCTCGATCGTGCGAAAACGTTGGCTCATAGTTCGAAAGCACATCAAGCCATCAACGATCTGGAAGAATTATGGGGAATTTTGCAAGACTTGGGCGTCCAAGACGTCATTCAAATCGATCTAAACCTCGTCGGCCAAATCGATTATTATACCGGGATTGTTTTTGAAGGGTATGGCGGACCGCTTGGCTTTCCCCTCGCGAGTGGTGGACGCTATGATGAATTGCTCGAAAAATTTGGACGCCCGGCTAGCGCAACCGGATTCGGGATACGTTTGGATCGATTGTTGGAAGCATTAAATCATATTAATGAGGGATATTTGCAAAAACGCCCGACGCTCATTCTTTTTAATAAAGATCATCAACAAGAAGCGTTGCAGGAAGCGAATCGTCGCCGAAACGTCGGTGAAGCGATTGTCATGCAAAATATTGAAAGTGTACCGGACATTGATGCTTTCCGGGAAAAATATGCGGAAATTCTCTCATTGACAGGCGAATCGGAGAGGGGGAAACATGATGAATAA